The nucleotide sequence CTGGATATGGCTTACCTTGATCTTTGTCTTATATTTGTTTTATCAATTAACGCTTAAACAAAATATATTTCTAGCTTTAGGAGTTGCATTTCTACCTCTATTCATCATCCTTTTTTTTGTAATAATAGCCTATTCAGAAAAAGGTTTTTATCCGGTTTTTATTTCCCACTTTGTCCTATTATCAATAAGTAGTTACATGGACATAAAATTGGGTGTGGTTACCGTACTAATAACCCTCGCTGTTTTTATGTTAATAATAGTAAAGGGCATTTACAATCGACTGGAGTGGAAACTTTACATTAATCCAATGCTTTTGGTTTATGTAATTTGGACAGTCTTTTGTATACTCGAAATTGCGAATCCCAATCATGTACAGGAAGCTTGGAATGTATCTATAACACAATATGCTGTATATCCTTTAGTTTGTGCCATATTAGTACCAATATCTATAAAAAATAAAACACACATTCATTGGCTTCTTATAATTTGGTCAATATTTATTATGTTTGCAGCTTTTAAAGGATATTGGCAAAAAAATCACGGGTTTAATGACAAAGAGTTGTATTTTCTATATGAACTTGGTGGAGCAAAAACGCATATTATTTGGTCTGGCATACGATTTTTTTCTGTATTCTCGGATGCTGCAAATTATGGAGTACATATGGGGATGGCTATTGTTGGATTCGGGATTTCTGCGATTTATTCAAAAAATCTATTATTAAAAATCTATTATTTGCTTATTATGATCGCAGCAACTTACGGGATGTTCATTTCTGGAACAAGAGCTGCTATTGCAGTCCCGTTGGCTGGAATATTTCTATTTACTTTATTAGCAGGAAATTTGAGAATTTTCTCTTTGGGAGCTATTGTAGGTCTCGGCATCTTTATTTTTTTTAATTTCACTACACTTGGAGAAGGGAATAATAATATACGCAGAATGCGAACAGCATTTAATCCAACTGAAGACGCTTCATATCAAGTTAGAAAGGCAAACCAAGAGCGAATGAAAATATTGATGGAAAGCAGGCCATTCGGTTATGGAATTGGATTAGGAGGTAAAGCAGAGAAGTTTCACCCTAAAGATCTTATGCCGTATCCTCCCGATTCTTGGATGGTTAATGTTTGGACAGACACCGGGATAATAGGTCTTACAATCTACATACTATTACACTGTTTTTTGTTTGTTTATTGTAGCTGGATTTTATTATTTAAAATAACAGATTTAAGAT is from uncultured Macellibacteroides sp. and encodes:
- a CDS encoding O-antigen ligase family protein; this translates as MDIKLGVVTVLITLAVFMLIIVKGIYNRLEWKLYINPMLLVYVIWTVFCILEIANPNHVQEAWNVSITQYAVYPLVCAILVPISIKNKTHIHWLLIIWSIFIMFAAFKGYWQKNHGFNDKELYFLYELGGAKTHIIWSGIRFFSVFSDAANYGVHMGMAIVGFGISAIYSKNLLLKIYYLLIMIAATYGMFISGTRAAIAVPLAGIFLFTLLAGNLRIFSLGAIVGLGIFIFFNFTTLGEGNNNIRRMRTAFNPTEDASYQVRKANQERMKILMESRPFGYGIGLGGKAEKFHPKDLMPYPPDSWMVNVWTDTGIIGLTIYILLHCFLFVYCSWILLFKITDLRLKGLLTAWLCVCFGYFVASFANDVMQYPNSIVVYTGFALCISGPLISNSLNK